In Andreesenia angusta, a single genomic region encodes these proteins:
- a CDS encoding antA/AntB antirepressor family protein: MNELIKVEMNDNQEQIVSGRELHEFLEVGTQYTKWFERMTEYGFAENVDFAVIVKNDYDETAFGGKRKITDHVIKLDMAKELSMIQRTDKGKQARLYFIEVEKAWNTPEAVYARALKMADRKLLDYKQEVKQLQDTIAYKNEVIKGAVMDVDVLTKRNVLNRVVRYRGANFSERWRELYKSYKETYHMDLKARTEGYNIRQSKKKDHLTTIAYAEKFGHIDDLYKVALKLYETDVNDILEHLKEIA; this comes from the coding sequence ATGAACGAGTTAATCAAAGTCGAAATGAATGACAATCAGGAGCAGATAGTAAGTGGTAGAGAGTTGCATGAGTTTCTAGAGGTAGGGACTCAATACACAAAGTGGTTTGAAAGAATGACAGAGTATGGATTTGCTGAAAACGTTGATTTTGCCGTGATAGTCAAAAATGACTATGACGAGACAGCCTTTGGAGGAAAGAGAAAAATCACAGATCACGTCATCAAGCTAGATATGGCAAAAGAACTTTCTATGATACAGAGGACAGATAAAGGAAAGCAAGCAAGACTGTACTTCATCGAAGTAGAAAAAGCCTGGAACACACCGGAAGCAGTCTACGCAAGAGCTCTTAAGATGGCAGACAGAAAGTTACTTGATTATAAGCAAGAGGTCAAGCAGCTCCAAGACACAATAGCCTACAAAAACGAAGTTATAAAAGGCGCTGTAATGGACGTAGACGTTCTGACCAAGAGAAACGTATTAAACAGAGTGGTTAGATATAGAGGTGCGAATTTTAGTGAAAGATGGAGGGAACTTTACAAGTCCTACAAAGAGACTTATCACATGGACCTTAAAGCGAGAACGGAAGGCTATAACATAAGGCAAAGCAAGAAGAAAGACCATCTTACGACTATAGCATACGCTGAGAAATTCGGACATATAGATGACCTTTACAAGGTGGCTTTGAAGCTTTATGAAACAGACGTAAACGACATACTAGAACATTTGAAAGAGATAGCTTAA
- a CDS encoding helix-turn-helix domain-containing protein, with product MSQTESIGKRIQGLLELRNMTQRELASKVGITEVSIGRYVKDSREPKGRVLADIADALDSTTDYLLGRTDDPNGEEDIVTIAAHHDGDEFSDEEKEMIEKFKDMVREMKKKKRS from the coding sequence ATGAGCCAAACGGAAAGTATAGGAAAGAGAATTCAAGGTTTATTAGAACTTAGAAATATGACGCAAAGAGAGTTAGCTAGCAAAGTTGGAATCACCGAAGTAAGCATAGGTAGGTATGTAAAAGACTCTAGAGAGCCCAAAGGAAGAGTTCTTGCAGATATAGCTGACGCACTAGATAGTACAACCGATTATTTACTCGGCCGCACCGACGACCCGAACGGAGAAGAAGATATCGTCACTATAGCAGCGCACCATGACGGTGACGAGTTCTCGGACGAAGAGAAAGAGATGATAGAGAAGTTCAAGGATATGGTCAGGGAAATGAAGAAGAAAAAAAGAAGTTAG
- a CDS encoding helix-turn-helix domain-containing protein, translated as METQTSLVILNTKDIQNIYGFSRDETYRILNSKGCPLIFGGRGKRYKVEKKAFEEFLMNRRR; from the coding sequence ATGGAGACACAAACATCACTAGTGATACTGAATACGAAGGATATACAGAACATATATGGATTTAGCAGAGATGAAACTTACAGGATACTGAATAGCAAAGGGTGTCCGCTTATATTCGGAGGCAGAGGGAAGCGATATAAGGTTGAGAAGAAAGCTTTTGAAGAGTTTCTAATGAACAGGAGGAGATAA
- a CDS encoding host-nuclease inhibitor Gam family protein, with product MLDRVIDEQLNIDEEQKESWRVKDDLMADWCLEKLQLMEAEYKRFEMVANERIITLESSLDKEFERYDNERSFFLSKLQEYFETVDAKETKTQMTYKLPSGTLKVKKEQAVIEKDDALLLEYLKRDYPEFVKVIEKPNYAEFKKILMITDDGIVNMKTGELMDVEGLRKGLRPAEFEIKF from the coding sequence ATGCTAGATAGAGTGATAGACGAACAACTGAATATAGACGAGGAACAAAAGGAGTCCTGGAGAGTCAAGGACGATTTGATGGCCGATTGGTGCTTAGAGAAGCTGCAGCTTATGGAGGCTGAATACAAGAGGTTCGAAATGGTAGCGAATGAGAGGATTATTACGCTAGAGAGTTCGCTGGATAAGGAGTTCGAGAGATACGACAACGAGAGGTCGTTCTTCCTCTCCAAGCTTCAAGAATACTTTGAGACAGTAGATGCCAAGGAGACAAAGACACAGATGACATACAAGCTACCTTCGGGAACTCTGAAAGTCAAGAAAGAGCAGGCGGTTATAGAGAAAGACGATGCTTTATTGCTCGAATATTTAAAGAGGGATTATCCCGAGTTCGTAAAGGTTATCGAGAAACCAAATTACGCCGAATTCAAGAAGATTTTGATGATAACGGACGATGGCATAGTCAATATGAAAACAGGCGAACTGATGGACGTTGAGGGGCTTAGGAAGGGTCTTAGGCCGGCAGAGTTTGAAATAAAGTTCTAG
- a CDS encoding helix-turn-helix transcriptional regulator, protein MKNYELVGERSKKGLTQADMASRMGVTLQTYHNKESGTRAFTLKDVEKISNILDLAIEDVDRIFFKNKLTKCIN, encoded by the coding sequence TTGAAGAATTACGAACTGGTTGGAGAGAGAAGTAAGAAAGGGTTAACTCAAGCAGATATGGCAAGTAGGATGGGCGTTACCCTACAGACTTACCACAATAAAGAGTCAGGAACAAGGGCATTCACTTTAAAAGATGTGGAAAAGATATCTAATATTTTAGACTTAGCTATAGAAGATGTAGATAGGATTTTTTTTAAAAACAAACTAACCAAATGTATTAATTGA